One part of the Moorena sp. SIOASIH genome encodes these proteins:
- a CDS encoding heparan-alpha-glucosaminide N-acetyltransferase domain-containing protein — protein MTLNDSTPNTKAKPITKRLVSIDLLRGLVMLLMALDHVRFFLSNPGFHPLDINQSNLPLFFTRWVTHLCAPSFIFLAGIAAYLSLKRRNNPKELSKFLVIRGVWLIVLELTVISWAWTFQPGLFGMRVLWAIGWSMIILAALIHLPIRSIAIIGIILIAGHNLLDGIQAENFGNLTWLWSFLHERKMFMPSPGIRFFISYPIIPWVGVMAIGYAFGKVVSFEKNQRIRWLRNLGFGLILSFFIIRGTNLYGDPKPWSFQSNFTKTLFSFLDCHKYPPSLLYLLITLGLALLILYGFEIKRFRFLKPLIMFGRVPLFFYIIHLWLIHFTAIVLSLPKYGITAVMLPYLNKSAMPANYGYSLPHVYLIWLIIIIILYPICHWFANFKSQHQYWWLNYL, from the coding sequence ATGACTTTAAATGATTCTACTCCTAATACTAAAGCCAAACCCATAACTAAGCGTTTGGTATCCATCGATTTATTACGTGGGTTAGTTATGCTTTTGATGGCATTAGACCATGTAAGATTTTTTTTGTCTAACCCTGGTTTTCATCCCTTAGATATAAACCAATCAAACCTTCCTTTATTTTTTACTAGATGGGTGACTCACTTATGTGCACCATCATTCATTTTTCTGGCAGGTATTGCTGCCTATCTTTCTCTAAAACGGAGGAACAACCCAAAAGAACTCTCTAAATTCCTTGTAATTCGTGGAGTTTGGCTAATTGTCTTAGAGTTAACAGTAATTAGTTGGGCATGGACATTTCAGCCAGGTTTGTTTGGTATGCGAGTCTTATGGGCAATTGGCTGGTCTATGATTATTTTAGCTGCACTGATTCATCTTCCAATTAGAAGTATAGCCATAATTGGGATTATCCTTATAGCTGGACATAATTTATTGGATGGTATCCAGGCTGAAAATTTTGGAAATTTGACTTGGCTTTGGTCGTTTCTTCATGAACGTAAAATGTTTATGCCATCCCCAGGAATTCGCTTTTTTATTAGTTATCCTATCATCCCTTGGGTTGGTGTAATGGCGATTGGCTATGCATTTGGAAAAGTAGTTAGTTTCGAGAAAAATCAGCGTATACGTTGGTTGCGAAACTTGGGGTTTGGCTTAATTTTAAGTTTTTTTATAATTCGGGGAACAAATCTTTACGGTGATCCCAAGCCTTGGTCATTTCAATCTAATTTTACTAAAACACTATTTTCATTTCTTGATTGCCATAAATATCCGCCTTCCTTACTGTACTTATTAATCACTCTTGGCCTAGCATTGTTAATACTTTATGGGTTTGAAATTAAAAGATTTCGATTTCTTAAGCCCTTGATAATGTTTGGAAGAGTTCCTTTATTCTTTTATATTATTCACCTTTGGCTAATCCATTTTACTGCCATTGTTTTATCGCTACCTAAGTATGGTATAACAGCCGTGATGCTACCTTACTTAAATAAAAGTGCCATGCCAGCAAATTATGGTTATAGTCTCCCCCATGTTTATCTGATCTGGCTAATTATAATTATAATTCTTTATCCGATATGTCATTGGTTTGCTAATTTCAAAAGTCAGCATCAGTATTGGTGGTTAAATTATTTGTAG
- a CDS encoding DUF3598 family protein — MDLKEQNWKNFTANHLRDWHGIWTRYSPEGEIIESFQSLRSLRSNPEQTEIYQTNRSIYADGRIEEYKWQFNKQDKVLPDGMVHPAFLSMRSFFFEQGAATWSAKQLEPGSVFVPAELFFKHEDIRHSVAIVYDSNGSLMRVVSIREDAAGFPSNYWSKEINLLPERNLSGNWQGTSVTMTPDLQVSEPIATQLQWPLAGNKMFFFPDGISLSCPEQVNIGNNFTIAANWLVTDSQLQQLSVNYDNDGAFSGLTLELLHL, encoded by the coding sequence ATGGATTTAAAAGAGCAAAACTGGAAAAATTTCACGGCCAACCATTTGCGGGATTGGCATGGGATTTGGACAAGGTATTCTCCTGAAGGAGAGATAATAGAATCATTTCAAAGTCTACGAAGCTTGCGCAGTAATCCAGAACAAACAGAAATTTATCAGACTAATCGTTCTATATACGCTGACGGTAGGATAGAAGAATACAAATGGCAGTTTAATAAACAGGATAAGGTGTTACCTGATGGAATGGTTCACCCAGCATTTCTGTCAATGAGATCATTTTTCTTTGAACAAGGTGCAGCTACATGGTCAGCTAAACAGTTAGAACCAGGTTCGGTGTTTGTACCGGCTGAATTGTTTTTCAAACATGAAGATATAAGACATAGTGTGGCAATTGTTTATGATAGTAATGGCAGTTTGATGAGGGTAGTGAGTATCCGTGAAGATGCAGCAGGTTTTCCCAGTAACTATTGGTCAAAGGAAATAAATCTCTTACCTGAGAGAAATCTGAGTGGTAACTGGCAAGGAACGTCTGTTACCATGACCCCAGATTTACAGGTTTCTGAGCCAATAGCAACTCAACTACAGTGGCCCTTGGCAGGAAATAAAATGTTCTTTTTTCCTGATGGTATTTCTCTGAGTTGTCCTGAGCAAGTGAATATTGGCAATAACTTTACTATTGCTGCTAATTGGCTAGTGACAGATTCCCAACTGCAACAACTTAGCGTTAACTATGATAATGATGGAGCCTTTTCTGGCTTGACGCTCGAACTATTGCACCTTTAA
- a CDS encoding ferredoxin: MSEFSPTPERSGLEPELGGVFRDAPERSGFEPELGGILRQKGVYVDEVTCIGCKHCAHVARNTFYIEADHGRSRVFRQDGDSEEAIQEAIDTCPVDCIHWVDYTKLKNLEEERQYQVIPRAGLPIEPSVVAAKIKERKLARKLRKKR, from the coding sequence ATGTCTGAGTTCTCACCGACGCCAGAGCGTTCGGGTTTAGAACCAGAGTTAGGGGGTGTCTTTCGAGATGCTCCAGAGCGGTCTGGTTTTGAGCCAGAGCTAGGGGGTATTCTGCGACAAAAAGGTGTTTACGTTGATGAAGTTACCTGCATTGGCTGTAAACACTGCGCCCACGTCGCTCGAAATACGTTTTACATCGAAGCCGACCACGGTAGATCCCGGGTTTTTCGGCAAGATGGCGACTCAGAAGAAGCGATACAAGAAGCGATAGACACTTGTCCAGTAGATTGTATCCACTGGGTTGATTACACTAAGCTTAAAAATCTAGAAGAGGAGCGACAATATCAGGTAATTCCTAGAGCAGGATTGCCTATTGAACCAAGTGTTGTGGCTGCCAAAATTAAGGAGAGGAAGCTGGCAAGGAAGCTTAGGAAAAAACGGTAA
- a CDS encoding DUF3598 family protein → MSDLLSQNWEKFLEIQAIGDWNGIWTRLAANGDLVERFHGVRSYVVYPDREAVVQKNHYRYEDGTSESRTFGPYEKGKLTTPFLDYSWTWGYTPKIEQGQLYLFETCFKHERLGVSSGCKYLEDGSLHHVTSIWETLDFFRGEPQEIDYTSYNNWKGSMISTITPDLIIATTSDCQWKPINELAQDNIIVGFSNGVTVSLPETAAYDRESMIITDWLVNPGLLKRGIRHYNQEGKLSQFSLMTFMR, encoded by the coding sequence ATGAGTGATTTATTAAGTCAGAACTGGGAAAAATTCCTAGAAATTCAGGCTATTGGTGATTGGAATGGCATATGGACTCGGCTGGCAGCTAATGGGGATTTAGTAGAACGTTTTCATGGAGTCAGGAGCTATGTAGTCTATCCTGATCGCGAAGCAGTAGTTCAAAAAAATCACTATCGATATGAAGATGGTACGAGTGAGTCTAGAACATTTGGTCCTTACGAAAAAGGGAAGCTAACAACTCCCTTCTTAGACTATAGCTGGACTTGGGGATACACACCTAAGATTGAGCAGGGTCAGTTATATCTTTTTGAGACATGCTTCAAGCACGAAAGGTTGGGAGTGAGTAGCGGCTGTAAGTATCTCGAAGATGGCTCCTTACATCATGTTACCTCTATCTGGGAGACACTAGACTTCTTTCGAGGAGAGCCTCAAGAGATAGACTATACTTCTTATAACAATTGGAAGGGGAGTATGATTTCCACTATAACGCCAGACTTAATTATCGCAACTACCAGTGATTGTCAGTGGAAGCCTATAAATGAATTAGCCCAGGATAATATTATAGTCGGCTTCTCGAATGGAGTAACGGTTAGTCTCCCAGAAACAGCTGCCTATGATAGAGAATCTATGATAATCACGGATTGGTTAGTGAATCCCGGTCTTTTAAAAAGGGGAATCCGTCACTATAACCAGGAGGGAAAATTATCTCAATTTTCCCTAATGACTTTCATGAGATAA
- a CDS encoding saccharopine dehydrogenase-like oxidoreductase — translation MSETQVRGVNNPKTANPNGLERIRVGVLGFGGLGQAATRVLAPKGEMLWVAAADRKGYVYDPAGLNPDRCIHTYQSQGSLGYVEPGGTLSSNSIEDLIQNATVDGYFLALPNLPNTFMASVVKQFIQSGWQGVLVDALKRTSAVEQLLQLQDELQAAGITYMTGCGATPGLLTAAAAIASQSYAEIHSVNITFGVGIANWEAYRATIREDIAHLPGYDVERAKAMSDAEVEALLDQTEGIISLENMEHADDVMLELAGICSRDRVSVGGVVDTRNPKKPLSTNVQITGRTFEGKISTHTFTLGDETSMAANVCGPAFGYLKAGVSLHHKGIYGLLTAAEVMPQFVK, via the coding sequence ATGAGTGAAACGCAAGTCAGAGGTGTAAATAACCCCAAAACCGCCAATCCCAATGGATTAGAGCGAATCAGAGTAGGGGTTTTAGGCTTTGGGGGATTAGGTCAAGCCGCTACCAGAGTCTTAGCTCCTAAGGGAGAAATGCTTTGGGTAGCAGCAGCTGACCGGAAAGGTTATGTTTATGACCCAGCTGGCTTAAATCCTGACCGTTGTATCCACACCTACCAATCCCAAGGTTCATTGGGTTATGTAGAACCAGGTGGCACCTTAAGTAGCAACAGTATCGAAGACTTAATCCAAAACGCGACAGTAGATGGATATTTCCTAGCACTGCCAAATTTACCGAATACCTTTATGGCATCGGTAGTTAAGCAATTTATTCAATCCGGTTGGCAGGGAGTGTTAGTAGATGCTCTCAAGCGCACTAGTGCTGTAGAGCAACTGTTGCAACTGCAAGATGAATTGCAAGCCGCTGGAATTACCTATATGACTGGCTGCGGTGCTACTCCAGGACTATTGACCGCTGCTGCTGCGATCGCATCTCAAAGCTATGCCGAGATTCACAGTGTCAACATTACCTTTGGGGTAGGGATTGCTAACTGGGAAGCCTATCGAGCCACCATTCGAGAAGATATTGCTCACCTTCCCGGTTATGATGTAGAACGAGCCAAAGCCATGAGTGATGCTGAAGTCGAAGCCTTATTAGATCAAACCGAAGGCATCATCAGCCTAGAGAATATGGAACATGCTGATGATGTGATGCTGGAACTAGCAGGGATTTGCTCACGCGATCGCGTTTCTGTTGGTGGTGTCGTGGATACCCGCAATCCTAAAAAACCCCTCAGTACCAATGTCCAAATCACAGGTCGCACCTTTGAGGGTAAAATTTCCACTCACACCTTTACCCTTGGTGATGAAACCAGCATGGCTGCTAATGTCTGTGGTCCCGCCTTTGGCTATCTAAAAGCAGGAGTTTCCCTACATCACAAGGGTATTTATGGTCTATTGACTGCTGCCGAAGTCATGCCGCAGTTTGTGAAATAG
- a CDS encoding DUF1257 domain-containing protein, translated as MSHFSTIKTQIRNRSSLETALTDLGIDWESGPSSVRGYQGQTRTAEVVIEQENDYDIGFSWNGNAYELVADFQYWQQPWSVDGFLQRVTQRYAYNTVIKETAKQGFEVAEQQDNKDGSIRLVVQRWSA; from the coding sequence ATGTCTCATTTCAGCACTATCAAAACCCAAATCCGTAACCGTTCATCCTTAGAAACTGCTTTAACTGACTTAGGGATTGATTGGGAATCTGGTCCTAGCTCTGTGCGCGGTTATCAAGGCCAAACTCGCACTGCTGAAGTAGTGATTGAGCAAGAGAATGACTACGATATCGGTTTTAGTTGGAATGGTAACGCCTACGAACTAGTTGCTGATTTTCAGTATTGGCAACAGCCTTGGTCTGTAGATGGTTTCCTACAACGGGTAACCCAGCGTTACGCTTACAACACAGTAATTAAGGAAACTGCTAAGCAAGGCTTTGAGGTTGCTGAGCAACAAGATAATAAAGATGGTTCAATTCGTTTAGTGGTACAACGTTGGAGCGCGTAA
- a CDS encoding PAP/fibrillin family protein — translation MIGKAELLEAIAGKNRGLLASKTDKTAILAAVTQLEGRNPTPRPLEAPDLLDGNWRLLYTTSQELLNLDGFPLVQLGQIYQCVRTSDTKIYNIAELSGIPYLEGVVSVCASFEPVSQCRVNVRFERSIIGLQSFLSYSSANDFIEQIEAGKRFPAIDFPINRDNQQGWLEITYLDDDLRIGRGNQGSVFVLTKK, via the coding sequence ATGATTGGCAAGGCGGAACTCTTAGAAGCGATCGCAGGAAAGAATCGTGGTCTATTAGCAAGCAAAACCGATAAAACAGCAATACTGGCAGCAGTTACCCAACTGGAAGGGAGAAACCCCACCCCTCGACCCCTTGAGGCACCAGACTTGCTAGATGGTAACTGGCGTCTGCTATATACTACGAGTCAAGAACTTTTGAATCTTGACGGATTTCCCTTGGTACAACTGGGTCAAATCTACCAATGTGTTCGTACCTCAGATACTAAAATTTACAACATAGCTGAATTATCTGGTATTCCTTATCTCGAAGGTGTTGTCAGTGTTTGTGCTAGTTTCGAGCCAGTATCTCAATGCCGGGTTAATGTTAGGTTCGAGAGGTCTATCATTGGTCTACAAAGCTTCCTGAGTTATAGCTCTGCCAATGATTTCATAGAGCAAATCGAAGCTGGCAAAAGGTTTCCAGCTATTGACTTTCCCATCAATAGGGACAACCAACAGGGTTGGTTAGAGATAACCTATCTTGACGATGACCTCCGCATTGGACGGGGGAATCAGGGGAGTGTGTTTGTGTTAACCAAGAAATGA
- a CDS encoding helix-turn-helix domain-containing protein, producing MMISTAQAAELLGISATRVRFLLSKGRVKGAYKVGRTWVIPLFDGMPVVTPGTRGPKRNWSKRTNYTKAVIHVNQKVIRQNLKTGERNPVITVKRGSKNTYGHTVEVNGPCRVMYRPDDPLRCGARVWIETISDFKVIA from the coding sequence ATGATGATTTCTACCGCACAAGCTGCTGAATTACTAGGTATCTCTGCCACTCGCGTCCGTTTCCTGTTGAGCAAGGGCAGAGTTAAAGGAGCTTATAAAGTCGGTAGAACTTGGGTGATTCCGTTATTTGATGGCATGCCAGTAGTTACCCCTGGCACTCGCGGACCGAAGCGGAATTGGTCAAAGCGTACAAATTACACGAAGGCGGTCATCCACGTTAATCAGAAAGTGATTCGCCAAAATCTCAAGACCGGCGAACGCAATCCGGTGATTACGGTCAAACGAGGCTCTAAAAATACTTACGGTCATACTGTCGAAGTCAATGGCCCTTGTCGGGTGATGTATCGCCCAGATGATCCCCTACGCTGTGGAGCACGGGTATGGATTGAGACGATTTCTGATTTTAAGGTGATCGCTTAA
- a CDS encoding HEAT repeat domain-containing protein, whose translation MEPVSLFAGLEISKIAPPLLSILGKEAGKRLTQALTKSDVEKAIKAGAEAVDQWDKQLDSQQRLFFHAPPDGWNGVNRFLNHYFTHSAVLAELQKPLLNQGKPDREILSTVFQQEADAKTIKLNQNSLKPWVETFIKAYFEQTVTYIKFQVAKQDYCQQLANWYDDVKFAGIAVDGQEVEKSEKLAQIFVMPDVVEEVSTARPWERELLAAGSGEKPERLILDKTSGRKFLAQQLLSQSQSKRVVILGAPGSGKTTLMSYFAVMLAQQNPDVLGLDGDTDWLPILIRMRDFARHLDKSLIDYARIFAENTMSVKPLPVGFFEHWLSDGRALILLDGLDEVAEEAKRHDVVKRIENFLGQFDRNRAIITSRPAGYRRDFFRTEEFPHYQIQSFDDQKISAFIDNWYNSRFQDQAEAERWKHSLRKALDDNDRITLLARNPLLLTIIALIHRYQAVLPKERFELYNCAVKTLLTSWDAKKEIRNRLIFKYLDLYDLRRLMELLAYWIHSQGNSDDNEGGTIINKKDLIAQLSKEIKTLKQVQLYQAKEEAEVFVTLIRDRTGLLNEQGQDCYAFVHKTFQEYLCAEEINYQAENEYDFGIVLNHIREHLHDSHWREVLLLLIAQQKPKNAAKAIRAVLTNNSNYEQWLHRDLLFAGNCLAENPKNLRGADSALVQDILERLVELEVSSKEPVGEKISEQVFQIICSFYETDFKAQALEMLKEQIDLIDETRLLNYRAELGEKDQVIKILLTRLKDEDSDVRWKAALALANLGNSSETVVSTLIPRLQNDERFVRRRAARALANLGNSSETVVSALIRQLQNENYLMRAWVANALGRLGNSSETVVSALIPRLQDENSYVRVIAAVTLIQLGKSSETLVSSLLAGLQDPCYLVRANAVAGFFYLGNSSETIVKALIPLLQDENYIVRCLAAITLAELGNSSETVISILLEQLQDDDSEISDRATRALGKLGKTSNHILPTVIEWIEQHQDSDYVGGGIDALWDLVVGRE comes from the coding sequence ATGGAACCCGTGTCCCTTTTCGCTGGTTTGGAAATATCGAAAATAGCGCCACCCTTGTTAAGTATTCTTGGAAAAGAAGCCGGGAAGCGCTTAACTCAAGCCCTGACTAAAAGCGATGTCGAAAAAGCCATCAAAGCCGGAGCAGAAGCCGTTGATCAATGGGACAAACAACTGGATAGTCAACAGCGCTTATTTTTTCACGCTCCCCCGGATGGCTGGAATGGAGTTAATCGGTTTTTGAACCACTATTTTACTCATTCAGCTGTTTTAGCAGAATTACAGAAACCGTTACTTAATCAAGGGAAGCCAGACCGGGAGATTTTAAGCACGGTATTTCAACAAGAAGCTGACGCCAAGACTATTAAACTAAATCAAAACAGTCTCAAGCCTTGGGTAGAGACATTTATTAAGGCTTATTTTGAGCAGACTGTTACTTATATAAAATTTCAGGTAGCTAAACAGGATTATTGTCAACAGTTAGCTAACTGGTATGATGATGTCAAATTTGCTGGCATTGCTGTGGATGGGCAAGAAGTAGAAAAATCGGAGAAATTAGCCCAAATTTTTGTAATGCCAGATGTAGTGGAAGAGGTATCAACTGCTCGCCCTTGGGAGCGGGAGTTGTTAGCAGCTGGTAGTGGGGAAAAGCCAGAAAGGCTAATCTTGGACAAGACAAGTGGTAGGAAATTTTTGGCTCAGCAGTTATTGAGCCAAAGTCAGTCGAAACGAGTGGTAATCTTGGGTGCGCCAGGCTCTGGTAAAACCACATTGATGAGCTATTTTGCGGTAATGTTAGCTCAGCAAAATCCTGATGTTTTAGGATTAGATGGTGATACTGATTGGCTACCGATTTTAATCAGGATGCGAGACTTTGCTAGACATCTCGATAAAAGCCTGATCGACTATGCTCGGATATTTGCGGAAAACACCATGTCAGTGAAACCGTTACCAGTGGGATTTTTTGAGCATTGGTTATCTGATGGTAGAGCCTTGATATTGCTGGATGGTTTGGATGAAGTCGCAGAAGAGGCTAAACGCCATGATGTAGTCAAGCGCATCGAGAATTTTTTAGGACAGTTTGACAGAAATCGCGCTATTATTACATCTCGCCCTGCTGGTTATCGACGGGACTTTTTCCGCACTGAAGAATTTCCCCACTATCAAATCCAATCCTTTGATGACCAGAAGATTTCGGCATTTATTGATAACTGGTATAACAGTCGCTTTCAAGACCAAGCAGAAGCCGAAAGGTGGAAGCATAGTTTACGAAAAGCCCTGGATGATAATGACCGGATTACCTTATTGGCACGAAATCCGTTATTGTTGACAATTATTGCATTAATTCATCGGTATCAAGCGGTATTGCCCAAAGAACGGTTTGAGCTTTATAATTGCGCCGTCAAAACCTTGTTAACCTCTTGGGATGCTAAGAAGGAAATCAGAAATAGATTAATATTTAAGTATCTAGATTTGTATGATTTGCGCCGATTGATGGAATTGTTGGCTTATTGGATTCATAGCCAAGGAAATAGTGACGATAACGAAGGCGGCACCATTATTAATAAAAAAGATTTGATTGCTCAGTTGAGTAAAGAGATTAAAACCTTGAAGCAGGTGCAGTTATATCAAGCCAAAGAAGAGGCGGAAGTATTTGTAACGTTGATTCGCGATCGCACCGGTTTATTGAATGAGCAGGGGCAAGATTGTTATGCATTTGTCCATAAGACGTTTCAAGAATATTTGTGTGCTGAAGAGATTAACTATCAAGCAGAAAATGAGTATGATTTTGGAATTGTTTTGAATCATATTCGGGAGCATTTACATGACTCCCACTGGCGCGAAGTGTTATTACTGCTGATAGCACAACAAAAACCGAAAAACGCTGCAAAGGCAATTCGGGCAGTATTGACTAATAATAGTAACTATGAACAGTGGTTACATCGGGATTTGTTGTTTGCTGGTAATTGTTTAGCGGAAAACCCGAAGAATTTGCGAGGTGCTGATAGTGCGTTAGTGCAAGATATTTTAGAGCGGTTGGTTGAGTTGGAGGTGAGTAGTAAAGAGCCGGTTGGCGAGAAGATTAGTGAGCAGGTTTTTCAGATAATTTGTAGTTTTTATGAAACGGATTTTAAAGCACAAGCTCTGGAGATGTTGAAGGAGCAAATAGATTTAATTGATGAGACACGATTGCTTAACTATCGAGCCGAGTTAGGGGAAAAGGATCAGGTAATTAAAATATTATTGACACGGCTAAAGGATGAGGATTCTGATGTGCGTTGGAAGGCAGCCTTAGCTTTGGCCAATTTGGGCAACAGCTCAGAAACCGTAGTCAGTACCCTAATCCCACGGCTTCAGAATGATGAGCGTTTTGTGCGTAGGAGGGCAGCCAGAGCCTTGGCTAATTTGGGCAACAGCTCAGAAACCGTAGTCAGCGCCCTAATCCGACAGCTTCAGAATGAAAATTATCTTATGCGTGCATGGGTAGCCAATGCCTTGGGCAGATTGGGCAACAGCTCAGAAACCGTAGTCAGCGCCCTAATCCCACGACTTCAGGATGAAAATTCTTATGTGCGTGTGATAGCAGCCGTAACTTTAATACAATTAGGTAAGAGCTCAGAAACCTTAGTCAGCAGCCTCCTAGCAGGGCTTCAAGATCCCTGTTATCTTGTGCGTGCGAACGCAGTCGCGGGCTTCTTCTACTTGGGCAACAGCTCAGAAACCATAGTCAAGGCTCTAATCCCACTGCTTCAGGATGAAAATTATATTGTGCGTTGCTTGGCAGCCATCACCTTGGCCGAATTGGGGAACAGCTCAGAAACCGTAATCAGTATCCTTCTAGAACAGCTTCAGGATGACGATTCTGAGATTAGTGACAGGGCAACTAGAGCCTTGGGTAAATTAGGCAAAACATCTAATCATATTCTCCCTACCGTGATTGAATGGATTGAACAACACCAGGATTCCGACTATGTGGGCGGTGGTATTGATGCCCTGTGGGATTTGGTTGTAGGAAGGGAATAG
- a CDS encoding DUF3134 domain-containing protein, with protein MYNPALRELHRDQLAEVIPLKQETSLLDWLESNNRLIPRENLEEENPLGDDVEISELMGVEDNSYEDEEESLG; from the coding sequence ATGTACAATCCTGCTCTACGTGAACTACATCGTGATCAACTCGCTGAGGTCATTCCCCTTAAGCAAGAAACTTCCCTTTTAGATTGGTTAGAGTCTAATAATCGCCTGATTCCACGGGAGAATTTAGAGGAAGAAAATCCCCTAGGTGATGACGTAGAAATCTCTGAACTGATGGGGGTAGAGGATAATAGCTACGAGGATGAGGAAGAAAGTTTGGGTTAA
- a CDS encoding endonuclease domain-containing protein produces the protein MCDRQQRQFHLPYNYNLVSRARELRKTMTPAEKKLWSYYLKNFKFRVLRQRPIANFIVDFYCAALKLVIEVDGDSHYTEAGQAYDEERTHILEGYGLKVIRFTNDEVLHNFEAVCVRISSELPPSTT, from the coding sequence ATGTGCGATCGCCAACAAAGACAATTCCATCTTCCTTATAATTACAATTTAGTAAGCAGAGCTAGAGAATTAAGGAAAACTATGACCCCAGCTGAGAAAAAGCTGTGGTCTTACTATTTGAAAAATTTTAAGTTTAGAGTCTTGCGACAAAGACCAATAGCGAATTTTATTGTTGACTTTTATTGTGCTGCTTTAAAATTAGTTATTGAAGTTGATGGAGATTCTCATTATACAGAAGCTGGCCAAGCTTATGACGAAGAAAGAACTCACATTCTTGAAGGTTATGGATTAAAAGTAATTCGATTTACCAATGATGAAGTATTGCATAATTTTGAAGCAGTGTGCGTTCGGATCAGTAGTGAGCTTCCCCCTAGCACAACCTAG
- a CDS encoding YiaA/YiaB family inner membrane protein — translation MQERFGNQSHSTGWVIQSWASFVISVFAMGIGIANLPGDNWIKGYLGMGLAFSVGSSINIAKTTRDIHESKKLTSKVEEARVEKLLTDHNPMH, via the coding sequence ATGCAAGAACGATTTGGTAACCAAAGCCATAGTACAGGTTGGGTCATTCAGTCTTGGGCCTCTTTCGTTATTTCTGTTTTTGCCATGGGGATTGGCATTGCCAATTTGCCAGGAGATAACTGGATTAAAGGCTACTTAGGCATGGGTTTAGCGTTCTCTGTTGGCTCTAGCATCAACATCGCTAAAACTACACGAGATATCCATGAATCGAAAAAACTAACCTCGAAAGTTGAAGAAGCTAGAGTTGAAAAACTACTTACTGACCACAATCCTATGCATTAA
- a CDS encoding DUF2997 domain-containing protein produces METLEFVIYPDGRVQEKVTGIIGASCAEVTAAIEAQLGQVVSVEQTSDYFDQKLELSATATAQATVSHW; encoded by the coding sequence ATGGAAACATTAGAGTTTGTCATTTATCCAGATGGTCGAGTCCAGGAAAAAGTCACTGGGATCATCGGAGCCTCTTGCGCAGAGGTAACAGCTGCTATTGAAGCTCAGCTAGGACAAGTCGTATCTGTTGAGCAAACATCAGATTACTTCGACCAAAAGCTTGAACTATCGGCAACAGCGACAGCTCAAGCTACGGTTAGCCATTGGTAA